The genomic window CTCCAGATGCTTGGCGACGGTCTCCACTGGTTCGAGTACGTCGTCGTCTCGCTCACGGAGACGGTGTACCGCACCGACGGCTGGACCGGACTCGGAATCATTGTCCTCTACGCTCTGCTCTCCGGTGTCGCGGTCGTCAACGCCGCCGCTCAGCTCCGGTTCATCGGCCTCTCGAGTCTCACTGACCTCTCCGGGGTCGTTCCCGGGCTCCTCGCGTCGGGCTGTGCGAGTTGTGGCGCCGGTCTCCTCGGCTTCCTCGGGTTCGCCGGCGGCCTCGCAGCGCTGCCGTACGACGGCGCTTTGCTTCGCATCGGCGGCCTCGTGCTGTTGGTGTTCTTCCTCGGACGGACGGGCCATCCCGAACGATGTGCGATCGCAGCGGAGGGCACGAAATGAAGGGGACCGAATTCGTCCGGCCGATCCTGGCCGATCGACGGGCGATGGCGTACGGGGTGGTTGCTGGAATAGGCGTGTTCCTGCTGTTCGGGCTCGTTACCGGCTTGATTCCGAACCCGCTGTACGTTCGGATGGTCCCGCGGACGCCAATTGATTACTTGTTCCTGACGCTGACGGCGCTGCTGGCAGGCATCTACGTCGCACAGCGGTCGGCGACCGAGATCACTACTGCCGACGCCGATTCCCCAACCGCCGAGGATGTCGACGGGAGCGAGAATAACAGCGTGATCGGAGAGGACCGGTTGGCATTCGGGGGTCTCGTCGGCGGATTCTTGGCCGTCGGCTGTCCAATCTGTAACGTCGTCCTGCTCGCGCTGTTCAGTTCGTCCGCACTCATGACGTACTTCGATCCGTTGCGGCCGCTCCTCGGCGCTCTCTCGGTAACGTTGCTAGCGGGACTGATCTACGTCCGCCACAGCCGGTCGTGTCCGACCTGTCTCTCGTAATGTGTGTTACTTGGATACCGATCGAGGCGATAACGCTATTGCCCACCGAACCCATCATTCCACAAAGTCCGTATACCGTGTATACCGCAGAATGATATCGAACCAACCACGTCCGCACCCGCTGCTTATCGATTCGAATCCTGATGACGCGCAGCTTTTTCTCGAGGCGCTCGAGGATCAGACGATCGCGAACGACATCACGACAGTGTCTAGCGGAGGCGAAGCGATCAATTTGCTGCGACAATGCGGAGAAGATCCTGACTGCGTTCGACCGAATCTCGTCGTCTTCGACATCGACCTCCCGGAGATGGATTGGCGAACGTTCCTCGCTCGATTCGATACTGAGACTGCGTGTACCGGAATCCCCGTACTCGTCTTTACTCAGCGAACCGACGACGACGTAATCGAACAAGCGTACTCGTACAACGCGAACGCGTTCGTTGGAAAGCCGACCGATCGAGATGCGTTCGTGACCATCGTTCGAGCGATCGAGGCGTTCTGGTTCGACACCCTATGGTTGCCGCCGAGAACCGAAGTGAACGAAGAGTCGCGGTAGGCGCGATGATCCAAGATCCGAATACAAGACGGTCGCGGTGATTTGCTGAGTCAGCAAATCGTGGCCTATTTGCCGGTGAACGACGGGATGTATCGTGTGCAACACGGAGGCGCTTCGGATTCGGCGGAAATCTTCCAGATCCTCGCGGACGAGTACGCCAGAAAGATACTTCTTGCCGCAGATAACGGGCCCAAGACCGCGAAAACGCTCAGCGAGGAGTGCGACGCGTCACTCACGACGATCTATCGTCGGGTATCGAGGCTGCAAGACTGCGGACTCGTTGAGGAGCACCACACTGTCGACGCTGACGGCTCCCACCGAAGCAAGTTCGAAACGTCGCTCGAGGAACTTCACGTCGAGATTTCCGACGGGCAGCTCTCGCTGACGCTGGAGACGCGCGACGAACTTGCGGATAACTTTACGTCTCTCTGGAGCGATCTCCGAGGTGAGGACTGATGGAGACATCGTTCCTGCTCGCCAAGCTGATCACACTCGTCCTCAGCCTCGTGGTCGCGTACCTGGCGTACCACGGCTACCGTCGGAGCGGGCAGACGCCGATGCTGTACGTCTCTGGCGGGTTCGTCTTCATCGGCGCAGGGGCGATCTGCGAGGGACTCATCTACCACGTGTTCGGGACAACGATCGCGTCCGCCGCCCTCGTGCAGGCGGTCATCGTCTCGAGCGGGATGCTGCTC from Halopiger xanaduensis SH-6 includes these protein-coding regions:
- a CDS encoding response regulator, with product MISNQPRPHPLLIDSNPDDAQLFLEALEDQTIANDITTVSSGGEAINLLRQCGEDPDCVRPNLVVFDIDLPEMDWRTFLARFDTETACTGIPVLVFTQRTDDDVIEQAYSYNANAFVGKPTDRDAFVTIVRAIEAFWFDTLWLPPRTEVNEESR
- a CDS encoding ArsR/SmtB family transcription factor, with protein sequence MQHGGASDSAEIFQILADEYARKILLAADNGPKTAKTLSEECDASLTTIYRRVSRLQDCGLVEEHHTVDADGSHRSKFETSLEELHVEISDGQLSLTLETRDELADNFTSLWSDLRGED
- a CDS encoding DUF7521 family protein, with the translated sequence METSFLLAKLITLVLSLVVAYLAYHGYRRSGQTPMLYVSGGFVFIGAGAICEGLIYHVFGTTIASAALVQAVIVSSGMLLVLLSLTK